A genome region from Deinococcus sp. Leaf326 includes the following:
- a CDS encoding tyrosine-type recombinase/integrase produces the protein NTAARQLRRAFERAGLPGRFRGFHAARKTSGTMLYEATGDFTRVSLFLGHASVDTTRRYVAVRRNDVAAEVEDF, from the coding sequence ACAACACGGCCGCCCGCCAACTGCGCCGCGCCTTCGAGCGTGCGGGTCTCCCTGGTCGCTTCCGGGGCTTCCACGCCGCGCGCAAAACATCGGGCACGATGCTCTACGAAGCGACGGGCGACTTCACCCGAGTCAGTCTCTTCCTCGGTCATGCGTCGGTCGACACCACCCGCCGCTACGTCGCCGTGAGACGCAACGACGTCGCCGCAGAGGTCGAA